Proteins encoded in a region of the Cytobacillus pseudoceanisediminis genome:
- the rpmG gene encoding 50S ribosomal protein L33: protein MRVKITLACTESGDRNYITTKNKRNHPGRIELMKYSPRLKKHTLHRETK, encoded by the coding sequence ATGAGAGTAAAGATTACATTAGCTTGTACAGAGTCAGGGGACAGGAATTACATTACCACTAAAAATAAGCGGAACCATCCTGGCCGGATCGAATTAATGAAATATTCTCCCCGTTTAAAGAAGCATACATTGCACCGTGAAACGAAGTAA